Proteins encoded in a region of the Populus nigra chromosome 3, ddPopNigr1.1, whole genome shotgun sequence genome:
- the LOC133689606 gene encoding probable protein phosphatase 2C 44: MSRESVAAASASQSHTSTSVFHKLKCGACLSSSSSSDCSGKGKSKSSTKKLSHGFHLVEGKSGHDMEDYHVAEYRKKKNHELGLFAIFDGHLGDRVPSYLKDNLFNNILDEPNFWKDPTTAIKNAYRSTDNFILENAMQLGPGGSTAVTAIFIDGKDLWIANVGDSRAVVCEGGCANQLTVDHEPHTERKKIEKKGGFVTALPGDVPRVNGQLAVARAFGDHSLKAHLSSEPDVRHVPIESNMEFFILASDGLWKVMKNQEAVDLVKPIKDPKAAAKRLTSEALARKSKDDISCIVIRFG, from the exons ATGAGTAGAGAATCAGTTGCCGCAGCAAGTGCTTCTCAGTCTCACACCTCCACCTCCGTCTTTCACAAGTTAAAG TGTGGTGCCTGTCTcagttcttcatcttcttcagaCTGTTCTGGTAAAGGCAAAAGTAAATCTTCCACTAAGAAATTGTCCCATGGCTTCCACCTGGTCGAGGGCAAGTCTGGTCATGACATGGAGGACTACCACGTCGCTGAATACAGGAAAAAGAAGAATCACGAGCTTGGTTTATTTGCCATCTTCGATGGTCATCTTGGCGATCGTGTCCCTAGTTATTTGAAAGATAACCTTTTCAACAACATACTTGACGAG CCCAATTTCTGGAAAGATCCCACCACTGCCATTAAGAATGCTTATCGCTCcactgataattttattttggagaACGCAATGCAATTAGGACCTGGTGGCTCCACCGCTGTCACTGCAATTTTTATCGACGGCAAAGACCTATGGATTGCAAATGTTGGTGACTCTAGAGCTGTTGTTTGTGAAGGAGGCTGTGCTAATCAACTTACAGTGGACCATGAACCACAcactgaaagaaaaaagattgagaaGAAGGGTGGCTTTGTCACAGCCCTTCCTG GTGATGTACCTAGAGTCAATGGCCAACTTGCAGTTGCACGAGCTTTTGGGGATCATAGCCTTAAAGCGCATTTAAGTTCAGAGCCTGATGTAAGACATGTACCTATAGAATCAAATATGGAGTTTTTTATCTTAGCAAGCGACGGATTGTGGAAG GTCATGAAGAATCAGGAGGCAGTTGATTTAGTGAAACCAATTAAAGATCCAAAAGCAGCAGCTAAGCGCTTGACATCTGAGGCACTGGCCAGAAAGAGTAAAGATGATATATCATGTATTGTGATCCGCTTTGGATGA
- the LOC133687976 gene encoding vacuolar protein sorting-associated protein 26B — protein MNYLIGAFKPSCNISTTFSDAKNRKQVPMKKENGQTVMVPLFHNQENIAGQISIEPLQGKKVDHNGVKVELLGQIEMYFDRGNFYDFTSLVRELDVPGEIYERKTYPFEFSTVEMPYETYNGVNVRLRYVLKVTVTRGYAGSIIEYQDLVVRNYSPPPTINNCIKMEVGIEDCLHIEFEYNKSKYHLKDVIIGKIYFLLVRIKIKNMDLEIRRRESTGSGTNTHVETETLAKFELMDGAPVRGESIPIRLFLSPYELTPTHRNINNKFSVKYYLNLVLVDEEDRRYFKQQEITIYRLQESS, from the exons ATg AATTACCTAATTGGAGCTTTCAAGCCTTCATGTAATATCTCCACCACTTTTTCCGATGCAAAAAATCGCAAgcag GTTCCGATGAAAAAGGAGAATGGTCAAACAGTTATGGTTCCCCTCTTCCACAATCAAGAAAACATTGCTGGACAG aTTTCTATAGAGCCTCTCCAAGGGAAGAAAGTTGACCACAATGGTGTTAAAGTTGAACTTCTTGGCCAAATTG AGATGTATTTTGATAGAGGCAATTTTTATGACTTCACGTCACTTG TACGTGAATTAGATGTTCCTGGAGAAATATATGAAAGAAAGACGTATCCATTTGAGTTTTCCACAGTTGAAATGCCATATGAAACGTATAATGGGGTGAATGTGAGGCTCAG GTATGTTTTGAAAGTGACTGTCACTCGTGGTTATGCAGGAAGCATAATTGAATATCAGGACCTTgtg GTTCGCAACTATTCCCCCCCTCCAACAATCAACAACTGCATCAAG ATGGAAGTTGGCATTGAAGATTGCCTGCACATTGAATTTGAATACAACAAAAGCAA GTATCATCTAAAAGATGTGATTATTGGaaagatatattttcttttagtaagaatcaagataaaaaatatggaTCTTGAGATCAGGCGTCGAGAATCAACGGGATCAGGGACCAATACACATGTTGAGACAGAGACACTAGCTAAATTTGAGTTGATGGATGGTGCTCCTGTCAGAG GTGAATCAATTCCCATCAGATTGTTTCTTAGCCCTTATGAACTGACACCGACCCATCGCAACATCAACAACAAGTTCAGTGTTAAGTATTATTTGAATCTTGTTCTGGTTGATGAAGAGGATCGTCGCTACTTTAAGCAACAGGAAATTACGATATACAGGCTGCAGGAAAGTTCTTAA
- the LOC133689695 gene encoding leucine-rich repeat extensin-like protein 6 isoform X1: MSSPPRLFLILFLLVSTSSFLFQISSAAHEDEGHDIDVDPNLKFENPRIRRAYIALQSWKQAIYSDPLNFTANWKGSDVCSYMGIFCAPSPQNKKVRVVAGIDLNHADIAGYLPTELGLLTDLALFHINSNRFCGVVPNSFSKMKLLHELDLSNNRFVGKFPKVVLSLPSLKYLDLRFNEFEGSVPSQLFDKPLDAIFLNDNRFQFGIPENLGNSPVSVLVFANNNLGGCIPGSIGKMGKTLNEIILMNDNLTGCLPPQIGMLKEVTVFDVSFNHLQGSLPSSIGNMKSVEQLDIAHNSFTGVIPASVCQLPNLQNFTFSFNYFTGEAPSCAAIGGVSNSTQNCIPGKTNQRSAKQCSSEAARPVDCSKFKCGGSGGGGGSGSPSTPPRRPWRGSPVRRPAPNPAPIRKPFLASPPPPPTSKSSPSTRSHPPPPPTRSFHPPPSPHFASPPPPSKKVSPRTHLPPPPPPPPSPPPPPPVEQQPPTYHHIPPPPSPPPPPSHYHSNHPAPPPIKKVSPGTHYHVPPPPPSHQYQAPPPPKQSAEVPAPSYHPNSPPPPPPSCQYQAPPPPKQSAEVPAPSYHTNSPPPPPPPTNGYTHSPPPTQPTAPVPSPVEYYPPKAASSPPPPPLYQTPPPPSYHTNSPPPPPPPTNGYTYSPPPTQPTAPVPSPVEYYPPKAASSPPPPPPPLYQTPPSPPPPSQEPWLPLPPPPSSGCITPESPPPPSPTPSYQHPHPPPPPPPTPSYHYPQSPSPPPPMTSYEHPQSPPPSPPVPSYHHPQSPPPHQQQWHYPPSISHQQSPPPPPHNSYAPPPPPPTPSPPPPAIENTVPLPPIVGVSYASPPPPTIPYY, from the coding sequence ATGTCATCTCCTCCTCGCTTATTCTTGATTCTTTTCTTGCTTGTTTCCACTTCCTCTTTCCTCTTCCAGATCTCATCTGCAGCCCATGAAGATGAAGGTCATGATATAGACGTAGATCCAAACCTCAAGTTTGAGAACCCTAGGATCCGCAGAGCCTACATTGCCTTGCAGTCATGGAAACAAGCCATCTATTCAGACCCACTCAACTTCACGGCCAACTGGAAGGGCTCAGACGTGTGCTCTTACATGGGGATCTTTTGTGCTCCATCTCCCCAGAACAAGAAAGTAAGGGTGGTGGCTGGCATTGACCTCAACCATGCTGACATTGCTGGCTACCTCCCTACCGAGCTCGGCCTTCTTACCGATCTGGCACTcttccacatcaactccaacagATTCTGTGGAGTGGTGCCCAATAGTTTCAGCAAAATGAAGCTTCTACATGAGCTGGACCTTAGCAATAATCGGTTTGTGGGCAAATTTCCGAAGGTTGTTCTCTCATTGCCTTCCCTCAAGTACTTGGATCTGCGCTTCAACGAGTTTGAAGGTTCTGTGCCCTCCCAGCTCTTTGACAAGCCTCTTGATGCTATCTTCTTGAACGACAACAGGTTCCAGTTTGGCATCCCAGAGAATCTTGGGAACTCTCCTGTTTCTGTTCTTGTCTTTGCGAACAACAACCTTGGTGGGTGCATTCCAGGCAGCATCGGAAAGATGGGCAAAACCCTGAACGAGATCATTCTCATGAACGACAATCTCACTGGATGCTTGCCTCCCCAGATCGGGATGCTCAAGGAAGTAACTGTTTTTGACGTGAGCTTCAATCATCTTCAAGGCTCTCTCCCTTCCAGCATTGGAAACATGAAGAGTGTTGAGCAACTTGACATTGCACACAACAGTTTCACAGGTGTTATACCTGCCAGTGTTTGCCAGTTGCCTAATTTGCAAAACTTCACCTTTTCTTTCAACTATTTCACTGGCGAAGCTCCTAGCTGTGCTGCTATCGGAGGCGTCTCCAATAGTACCCAGAATTGCATTCCTGGAAAGACAAATCAGAGATCAGCCAAGCAATGTTCTTCTGAAGCTGCACGCCCTGTTGACTGCAGCAAGTTCAAATGCGGTGGCAGTGGTGGCGGAGGTGGAAGTGGCTCTCCATCAACACCACCACGACGGCCGTGGAGAGGTTCTCCAGTTAGAAGGCCAGCACCAAATCCTGCACCCATTAGAAAGCCATTCTTagcatcaccaccaccaccacccactTCCAAGTCTTCACCTTCCACCAGATCACACCCCCCACCACCTCCTACAAGGTCTTTCCATCCGCCGCCATCTCCACATTTTGCATCCCCACCACCGCCTAGTAAAAAAGTATCGCCCAGAACGCATCTTCCACCACCACCGCCTCCACCCCCatctccacctccacctccacctgtAGAACAACAGCCACCAACTTATCACCATATACCGCCACCaccatctcctcctcctccacccaGCCATTACCACTCAAATCATCCAGCACCGCCACCTATCAAAAAAGTCTCACCCGGTACTCATTACCATGTACCACCACCCCCGCCTTCCCATCAATACCAAGCACCACCGCCACCAAAGCAGTCAGCTGAAGTTCCAGCACCAAGTTACCACCCTAACTCTCCACCACCACCCCCGCCTTCCTGTCAGTACCAAGCACCACCGCCACCAAAGCAGTCAGCCGAAGTTCCAGCACCAAGTTACCACACTAACTCTCCGCCGCCACCCCCTCCACCAACGAATGGATATACACATTCTCCTCCTCCAACCCAGCCTACTGCTCCAGTTCCATCACCAGTAGAGTATTACCCACCTAAAGCAGCTTCTagtccacctccacctccattATATCAGACGCCGCCACCACCAAGTTACCACACAAACTCTCCACCACCACCCCCTCCACCAACGAATGGATATACATATTCTCCTCCTCCAACCCAGCCTACAGCTCCAGTTCCATCACCAGTAGAGTATTACCCACCTAAAGCAGCTTCTagtccacctccacctccacctccattGTATCAGACGCCACCATCACCGCCGCCGCCTTCACAAGAACCATGGCTTCCCCTACCACCTCCACCATCATCTGGGTGTATCACTCCAGAATCCCCGCCGCCGCCATCACCTACACCAAGCTATCAGCACCCACacccgccgccgccgccgccacctACCCCAAGCTACCACTACCCGCAATCACCATCTCCACCACCACCTATGACAAGCTATGAACACCCACAATCACCTCCACCGTCGCCACCTGTGCCAAGCTATCATCACCCGCAATCACCTCCCCCTCATCAACAACAGTGGCATTATCCACCATCAATATCCCATCAACAAAGTCCTCCGCCACCTCCCCATAATTCATATGcacccccaccaccaccaccgacTCCATCGCCGCCGCCGCCAGCAATTGAGAACACAGTTCCACTTCCACCGATTGTAGGAGTATCGTATGCATCTCCTCCTCCCCCAACAATTCCCTACTATTAA
- the LOC133689695 gene encoding leucine-rich repeat extensin-like protein 6 isoform X2, translating to MSSPPRLFLILFLLVSTSSFLFQISSAAHEDEGHDIDVDPNLKFENPRIRRAYIALQSWKQAIYSDPLNFTANWKGSDVCSYMGIFCAPSPQNKKVRVVAGIDLNHADIAGYLPTELGLLTDLALFHINSNRFCGVVPNSFSKMKLLHELDLSNNRFVGKFPKVVLSLPSLKYLDLRFNEFEGSVPSQLFDKPLDAIFLNDNRFQFGIPENLGNSPVSVLVFANNNLGGCIPGSIGKMGKTLNEIILMNDNLTGCLPPQIGMLKEVTVFDVSFNHLQGSLPSSIGNMKSVEQLDIAHNSFTGVIPASVCQLPNLQNFTFSFNYFTGEAPSCAAIGGVSNSTQNCIPGKTNQRSAKQCSSEAARPVDCSKFKCGGSGGGGGSGSPSTPPRRPWRGSPVRRPAPNPAPIRKPFLASPPPPPTSKSSPSTRSHPPPPPTRSFHPPPSPHFASPPPPSKKVSPRTHLPPPPPPPPSPPPPPPVEQQPPTYHHIPPPPSPPPPPSHYHSNHPAPPPIKKVSPGTHYHVPPPPPSHQYQAPPPPKQSAEVPAPSYHPNSPPPPPPSCQYQAPPPPKQSAEVPAPSYHTNSPPPPPPPTNGYTHSPPPTQPTAPVPSPVEYYPPKAASSPPPPPLYQTPPSPPPPSQEPWLPLPPPPSSGCITPESPPPPSPTPSYQHPHPPPPPPPTPSYHYPQSPSPPPPMTSYEHPQSPPPSPPVPSYHHPQSPPPHQQQWHYPPSISHQQSPPPPPHNSYAPPPPPPTPSPPPPAIENTVPLPPIVGVSYASPPPPTIPYY from the exons ATGTCATCTCCTCCTCGCTTATTCTTGATTCTTTTCTTGCTTGTTTCCACTTCCTCTTTCCTCTTCCAGATCTCATCTGCAGCCCATGAAGATGAAGGTCATGATATAGACGTAGATCCAAACCTCAAGTTTGAGAACCCTAGGATCCGCAGAGCCTACATTGCCTTGCAGTCATGGAAACAAGCCATCTATTCAGACCCACTCAACTTCACGGCCAACTGGAAGGGCTCAGACGTGTGCTCTTACATGGGGATCTTTTGTGCTCCATCTCCCCAGAACAAGAAAGTAAGGGTGGTGGCTGGCATTGACCTCAACCATGCTGACATTGCTGGCTACCTCCCTACCGAGCTCGGCCTTCTTACCGATCTGGCACTcttccacatcaactccaacagATTCTGTGGAGTGGTGCCCAATAGTTTCAGCAAAATGAAGCTTCTACATGAGCTGGACCTTAGCAATAATCGGTTTGTGGGCAAATTTCCGAAGGTTGTTCTCTCATTGCCTTCCCTCAAGTACTTGGATCTGCGCTTCAACGAGTTTGAAGGTTCTGTGCCCTCCCAGCTCTTTGACAAGCCTCTTGATGCTATCTTCTTGAACGACAACAGGTTCCAGTTTGGCATCCCAGAGAATCTTGGGAACTCTCCTGTTTCTGTTCTTGTCTTTGCGAACAACAACCTTGGTGGGTGCATTCCAGGCAGCATCGGAAAGATGGGCAAAACCCTGAACGAGATCATTCTCATGAACGACAATCTCACTGGATGCTTGCCTCCCCAGATCGGGATGCTCAAGGAAGTAACTGTTTTTGACGTGAGCTTCAATCATCTTCAAGGCTCTCTCCCTTCCAGCATTGGAAACATGAAGAGTGTTGAGCAACTTGACATTGCACACAACAGTTTCACAGGTGTTATACCTGCCAGTGTTTGCCAGTTGCCTAATTTGCAAAACTTCACCTTTTCTTTCAACTATTTCACTGGCGAAGCTCCTAGCTGTGCTGCTATCGGAGGCGTCTCCAATAGTACCCAGAATTGCATTCCTGGAAAGACAAATCAGAGATCAGCCAAGCAATGTTCTTCTGAAGCTGCACGCCCTGTTGACTGCAGCAAGTTCAAATGCGGTGGCAGTGGTGGCGGAGGTGGAAGTGGCTCTCCATCAACACCACCACGACGGCCGTGGAGAGGTTCTCCAGTTAGAAGGCCAGCACCAAATCCTGCACCCATTAGAAAGCCATTCTTagcatcaccaccaccaccacccactTCCAAGTCTTCACCTTCCACCAGATCACACCCCCCACCACCTCCTACAAGGTCTTTCCATCCGCCGCCATCTCCACATTTTGCATCCCCACCACCGCCTAGTAAAAAAGTATCGCCCAGAACGCATCTTCCACCACCACCGCCTCCACCCCCatctccacctccacctccacctgtAGAACAACAGCCACCAACTTATCACCATATACCGCCACCaccatctcctcctcctccacccaGCCATTACCACTCAAATCATCCAGCACCGCCACCTATCAAAAAAGTCTCACCCGGTACTCATTACCATGTACCACCACCCCCGCCTTCCCATCAATACCAAGCACCACCGCCACCAAAGCAGTCAGCTGAAGTTCCAGCACCAAGTTACCACCCTAACTCTCCACCACCACCCCCGCCTTCCTGTCAGTACCAAGCACCACCGCCACCAAAGCAGTCAGCCGAAGTTCCAGCACCAAGTTACCACACTAACTCTCCGCCGCCACCCCCTCCACCAACGAATGGATATACACATTCTCCTCCTCCAACCCAGCCTACTGCTCCAGTTCCATCACCAGTAGAGTATTACCCACCTAAAGCAGCTTCTagtccacctccac ctccattGTATCAGACGCCACCATCACCGCCGCCGCCTTCACAAGAACCATGGCTTCCCCTACCACCTCCACCATCATCTGGGTGTATCACTCCAGAATCCCCGCCGCCGCCATCACCTACACCAAGCTATCAGCACCCACacccgccgccgccgccgccacctACCCCAAGCTACCACTACCCGCAATCACCATCTCCACCACCACCTATGACAAGCTATGAACACCCACAATCACCTCCACCGTCGCCACCTGTGCCAAGCTATCATCACCCGCAATCACCTCCCCCTCATCAACAACAGTGGCATTATCCACCATCAATATCCCATCAACAAAGTCCTCCGCCACCTCCCCATAATTCATATGcacccccaccaccaccaccgacTCCATCGCCGCCGCCGCCAGCAATTGAGAACACAGTTCCACTTCCACCGATTGTAGGAGTATCGTATGCATCTCCTCCTCCCCCAACAATTCCCTACTATTAA